A genome region from Clostridium pasteurianum includes the following:
- a CDS encoding YsnF/AvaK domain-containing protein — protein sequence MGLFDGLWGNDDDNKKEDNDKDKKLCLHKEELDINKNKVQKGEVELGKEIIEEHKAVDVPVKREEVVIERKALNNEASDAPITEGEPIKIPVSEEKVDVGKHTVVTGEVSAHKRSIEDKQHVDETLKREEAKINKTGDPNIIENKTE from the coding sequence ATGGGTTTATTTGATGGACTTTGGGGAAATGATGATGATAATAAAAAAGAAGATAATGATAAGGATAAAAAACTTTGTCTTCACAAAGAAGAGCTTGACATTAACAAAAATAAAGTACAAAAAGGTGAAGTTGAACTTGGTAAGGAAATTATAGAGGAACATAAAGCTGTGGATGTTCCAGTAAAACGTGAAGAAGTAGTAATTGAAAGAAAAGCCTTAAACAACGAAGCAAGCGATGCTCCTATAACTGAAGGAGAACCTATTAAAATTCCAGTCAGCGAGGAAAAAGTTGATGTCGGTAAACATACAGTTGTAACTGGAGAAGTTTCAGCTCATAAACGTTCTATAGAAGACAAACAGCATGTTGATGAAACACTAAAAAGAGAAGAAGCCAAAATAAATAAAACTGGTGATCCTAATATAATAGAAAATAAAACCGAATAA
- a CDS encoding YsnF/AvaK domain-containing protein, which yields MENNSLQNEQKVHTYKNVISGILIGCLIGIFIGFLHRTGIFTISLLDTIFSISIPFHEILSGILLGSILGSIIGWLLAIFSTKNTSISPREIHTDKRNVTLPIKEEQLDIAKKWIQTGDVKIYKEVFSENKNFTIPIEHENLVIEKKSLETSSQNKDAPKEIIKIPLSEEHVEFSKHRVALEDVSIYKKQIEDIKHIEETLKKEKSNVKVSGSAKVTNK from the coding sequence ATGGAAAATAATTCATTGCAAAATGAACAAAAAGTGCATACTTATAAGAATGTAATTTCAGGAATATTAATAGGATGTTTAATAGGAATATTTATTGGATTTCTACATAGAACTGGTATTTTTACTATTTCATTACTTGATACTATATTTTCTATTAGTATCCCATTTCACGAAATCCTTTCAGGCATTTTATTAGGTAGTATACTTGGCAGCATTATAGGTTGGCTTTTAGCTATATTCTCTACAAAAAATACAAGTATCAGCCCAAGAGAAATTCACACTGATAAAAGAAATGTAACACTACCGATAAAAGAAGAGCAGCTTGATATAGCAAAAAAATGGATTCAAACTGGAGATGTAAAAATATATAAAGAAGTGTTTTCAGAAAATAAAAACTTTACTATCCCCATTGAACACGAAAATCTTGTAATAGAAAAAAAATCTCTTGAAACATCTTCCCAAAATAAAGATGCACCAAAAGAAATAATAAAAATACCACTAAGTGAAGAGCATGTTGAATTTTCAAAACATAGAGTGGCTTTAGAAGATGTATCTATCTATAAAAAACAAATAGAAGATATTAAGCATATTGAGGAAACTTTAAAAAAAGAGAAATCCAATGTAAAGGTTTCTGGCTCTGCAAAAGTTACAAATAAATAG
- a CDS encoding sensor histidine kinase codes for MLVIVVCILIILSILSILYIAFLKLQLRGINKDLTKRLTEHTRKPLTLALFNKELNTLASNINRCLKEEENLRLEAIREEKHFKEMISDISHDLRTPLTAIKGYQQLIAKGTLTDDERGKLKIAQKHADELGALIEHFFEYTYLINAEPKFKIEKLNLTNITAECIAEAVAIFEKNNLKVNFYEDPPVFAMGDKEAVIRIIQNLIRNCVQHADSNIDVQILAEQSAVISFRNFVKEGTEIDINRLFDRFYIADKARSKTTGLGLSIVKLLAEQMGGSTDASLKDGILDIQVRIPLF; via the coding sequence ATGTTAGTAATTGTAGTTTGTATTTTGATTATATTAAGTATACTATCTATTTTATATATTGCATTTTTGAAGCTGCAATTACGTGGCATTAATAAAGATTTAACTAAAAGGCTTACAGAACATACTCGTAAGCCTCTTACTTTAGCATTATTTAATAAAGAACTTAATACTTTAGCTTCTAATATAAATAGATGTCTCAAAGAGGAGGAAAATCTTCGTCTTGAGGCTATTCGTGAGGAAAAACATTTTAAAGAAATGATTTCAGATATTTCTCATGACTTAAGGACGCCGCTTACTGCTATAAAAGGATATCAGCAGCTCATAGCCAAAGGAACATTGACAGATGATGAGAGAGGTAAACTTAAAATCGCACAAAAACATGCTGATGAATTAGGTGCTCTTATTGAGCACTTTTTTGAGTATACATATCTTATAAATGCAGAACCAAAATTTAAAATAGAAAAGCTTAATCTTACAAATATTACTGCAGAGTGTATTGCAGAAGCTGTTGCAATTTTTGAAAAAAATAATTTGAAGGTAAATTTTTATGAGGATCCTCCTGTATTTGCAATGGGGGATAAAGAGGCTGTTATAAGAATAATTCAAAATCTCATAAGAAATTGTGTTCAGCATGCTGATAGTAATATAGATGTACAGATACTGGCTGAACAAAGTGCTGTAATATCGTTTAGGAATTTTGTAAAGGAAGGTACTGAAATTGATATAAATCGGTTATTTGACCGCTTTTACATAGCTGATAAGGCTAGGAGTAAAACCACAGGACTTGGGTTATCTATAGTAAAACTTTTAGCAGAGCAAATGGGAGGAAGTACAGATGCATCTTTAAAGGATGGAATTTTAGACATTCAAGTTAGAATTCCATTATTTTAA
- a CDS encoding ABC transporter permease subunit: protein MYNLIKADLFKLRKSKAIKIIFAITVISALTMTIMAYLIQKGKLNTGTTGIGFLFSDANMMGILGAVLAGVFICGDFDNRTIHEAIVNGNSRCQVVISKAIVFFISCLVILLPYFIATGIAIETGYKFNMGGVSVGFLNLITTEGGKAISLLQGFKILAIMFALVFIYIAQLGLCIPFAIVFKKPVVVVAVYYGITILFSQMSKLEASAKTFKNIIECTPYGSKYVFMALNTGAGDIARAFIVSLICIIIMIAITCYAFRRAEIK from the coding sequence ATGTATAATTTAATTAAGGCCGATTTATTCAAGTTACGTAAATCAAAGGCAATTAAAATTATATTTGCAATTACAGTTATAAGTGCATTAACTATGACTATAATGGCATATTTAATACAGAAAGGAAAACTTAATACGGGTACAACGGGAATTGGATTTCTGTTTTCTGATGCAAATATGATGGGTATTCTTGGAGCTGTTCTTGCAGGTGTTTTTATTTGTGGCGATTTTGATAATAGAACAATTCATGAAGCTATTGTAAATGGAAATAGTAGATGTCAGGTTGTTATTAGTAAAGCCATTGTATTTTTCATAAGTTGCCTTGTTATTTTACTGCCATATTTTATAGCAACAGGTATTGCAATTGAAACTGGTTATAAATTTAATATGGGTGGAGTATCAGTTGGTTTTTTAAATTTAATTACAACTGAAGGTGGTAAAGCTATTTCTTTATTACAAGGATTTAAAATATTAGCAATTATGTTTGCCTTGGTATTTATATATATTGCACAGCTAGGCCTTTGTATACCATTTGCTATTGTTTTTAAGAAACCAGTTGTTGTCGTGGCTGTATATTATGGCATTACAATTCTTTTTTCACAGATGAGCAAATTAGAAGCAAGCGCTAAAACATTTAAAAATATTATTGAATGCACTCCATATGGAAGTAAATATGTTTTTATGGCACTAAATACAGGAGCAGGAGATATTGCAAGGGCATTTATTGTTAGCTTAATATGTATAATTATAATGATTGCTATTACTTGCTATGCATTTAGGAGAGCAGAAATTAAGTAA
- a CDS encoding ABC transporter ATP-binding protein, with protein sequence MVKYVLKTENLIKSYHGVTVLNNVSVTMESGKIYGLIGRNGAGKSTFMKLVTGLTFPTSGSIELFGHTGEKALQVERKRLGSMIEYPSLDPNMTAKENIRFHRIMKGIPDEKIEDEVLELVNLTGTGKKKAKNFSLGMKQRLGIAIALLGNPELLILDEPINGLDPIGVVEIRNLLKKLCEEKQMTILISSHNLPEMYQTATNYIIIHKGEIKQRLTLDELEESCKHYILINSTEPEKLASVLEMKLKTTNYKVMSDKSIKLYDYADEKERIARTLFENEIIVTNFSSEGDTLEDYFVSVARGGENV encoded by the coding sequence ATGGTTAAATATGTTTTAAAAACAGAGAATCTTATTAAAAGCTATCATGGTGTTACTGTTTTAAATAATGTATCAGTGACTATGGAGTCTGGTAAAATATATGGGCTAATTGGACGAAATGGTGCTGGAAAATCTACATTTATGAAGCTTGTTACAGGACTTACTTTTCCAACTAGCGGAAGTATTGAACTTTTTGGGCATACTGGTGAAAAGGCTTTACAGGTTGAACGAAAAAGGCTTGGTTCCATGATTGAGTATCCAAGTCTTGATCCTAACATGACGGCGAAAGAAAATATAAGGTTTCATAGAATTATGAAAGGTATTCCAGATGAAAAAATTGAGGATGAAGTTTTGGAACTTGTTAATCTTACAGGTACAGGCAAAAAGAAAGCAAAAAACTTTTCTCTTGGTATGAAGCAGCGCCTAGGAATTGCTATTGCTCTCCTTGGTAATCCAGAATTGCTTATTTTGGATGAACCAATAAATGGGCTTGATCCAATAGGCGTGGTTGAGATTCGCAATTTATTAAAGAAATTATGTGAAGAGAAGCAAATGACAATTTTAATTTCTAGCCATAACCTACCGGAGATGTACCAGACTGCAACTAATTATATAATCATTCACAAAGGAGAAATCAAGCAAAGACTGACACTTGATGAGCTTGAAGAAAGCTGCAAACATTATATTCTCATAAATTCAACGGAACCAGAAAAATTAGCTAGTGTTTTAGAAATGAAGCTGAAGACAACAAACTATAAAGTTATGTCAGACAAATCAATTAAACTATATGATTATGCAGATGAAAAAGAGCGGATTGCAAGAACTCTTTTTGAAAATGAAATTATAGTTACAAATTTTTCGAGTGAAGGCGATACACTTGAGGATTACTTTGTATCTGTTGCCAGAGGTGGCGAAAATGTATAA
- a CDS encoding response regulator transcription factor: MNTILIVEDNKDVNLMLKEALTDAGYDVKSAYTGIEGIKEIKSLKYDLVLLDIMLPYKSGDEILKEMRKFCQTPVIVISAKDMVSTKIDILKLGADDYITKPFDLGEVTARVEANLRRLRNKAQAGETFKYKDMVLDNIIKRVNVNDVLVELTAKEYMILEMLMENKGKVFTKANLYESIWQEEYLGDDNAVKTHISNLRNKLKKANSKEKYIETVWGLGYRLYKE; this comes from the coding sequence ATGAATACCATACTTATTGTTGAAGATAATAAAGATGTTAATTTAATGCTAAAAGAAGCTTTGACAGATGCGGGTTATGATGTGAAATCAGCCTATACAGGTATAGAAGGCATAAAGGAAATTAAAAGTTTAAAATATGATTTGGTTTTGCTTGATATTATGCTTCCATATAAAAGTGGAGATGAAATATTAAAAGAAATGAGGAAATTTTGTCAAACTCCTGTTATAGTTATTTCTGCAAAGGATATGGTTAGCACAAAGATAGATATTTTGAAGCTTGGAGCTGATGATTATATTACGAAGCCATTTGATTTAGGTGAAGTAACAGCAAGGGTAGAAGCTAATTTAAGACGCTTACGAAACAAAGCACAAGCAGGGGAAACATTTAAGTACAAGGATATGGTGCTTGATAATATTATTAAGCGTGTTAATGTAAATGATGTTTTAGTAGAATTAACGGCTAAAGAATACATGATATTAGAAATGCTAATGGAGAATAAAGGAAAGGTATTTACAAAAGCTAATCTTTATGAATCAATATGGCAAGAGGAATATCTTGGTGATGACAATGCAGTTAAAACTCATATAAGTAATTTAAGAAATAAACTAAAAAAGGCAAATTCAAAGGAAAAATATATTGAAACGGTATGGGGACTTGGCTATCGTCTATATAAAGAATGA
- a CDS encoding methyl-accepting chemotaxis protein has product MRVISDMKIFKKLTLVFIIVSLLTLIVGIIGINGSRSINNNLKNIYNIDLKGTNELKELKTNLTEIRADIIYLRNEKNKDNIDTVIKEIDDLKVQDNKLLSEYKSTIVTEQDREEYSKLNDYLAKWRSSREKFIELVKQNNYDEAEAYYEDVSKNRKLAFSVLDSEISLNLKLADNDYNSSQKIFISAVYISIGVIILSIALSIILGILMANHINGPLKKIEKMAERFSKFDFSTPIEITRKDELGKVGASLNSSQKHVAGLVKTIMGNAEDMSAASEELSATSEELSSKAASIDDAVSNIVSGIENMSASSEEINASVEEVNSSINELSSKTMDQSNSSNDSKNRAVESNEYVKKSTEETKNLYSEKKNKIVEAIEEGKVVDNIKVMADTIASISEQTNLLALNASIEAARAGEAGKGFAVVADEVGKLAEQSAQSVAGIDSTITKVQEAFKNLSSNSDEVLKFINEDVLQRFTAFNKVGQQYYDDADFISKVSEEIAAMSEELAATVDQVSSASQSMAETQQASSEHAEGIKASVDEVSKATEQVAITAQNQAQLAQNLNEMVSKFKIA; this is encoded by the coding sequence ATGAGAGTAATATCGGATATGAAAATATTTAAAAAACTGACTTTAGTATTTATAATTGTTTCTTTACTAACACTTATAGTTGGCATAATTGGTATAAATGGAAGTAGAAGCATAAATAATAATTTAAAAAATATATATAACATTGATTTAAAGGGTACAAATGAGTTAAAAGAATTAAAGACAAATCTAACAGAAATAAGAGCAGATATCATATATTTAAGAAATGAAAAGAATAAAGATAATATAGACACTGTTATTAAAGAAATTGATGATTTGAAAGTTCAGGATAACAAGTTATTAAGTGAATATAAATCTACAATTGTTACAGAACAGGATAGGGAAGAATACTCTAAACTTAATGATTATTTAGCTAAGTGGAGATCATCAAGGGAAAAATTTATTGAATTGGTTAAGCAGAACAATTATGATGAGGCTGAAGCTTACTATGAAGATGTTTCAAAAAATAGAAAATTAGCTTTTTCTGTATTAGATAGTGAAATAAGCCTTAACTTAAAATTAGCTGATAATGATTATAATAGCAGTCAGAAGATTTTTATTAGTGCTGTATACATATCAATAGGTGTGATTATTCTTAGTATAGCGCTTTCAATTATACTTGGAATACTTATGGCAAACCATATAAACGGACCACTTAAGAAAATTGAAAAAATGGCAGAACGTTTTAGTAAATTTGATTTTTCAACACCTATTGAAATAACACGTAAAGATGAGCTTGGAAAAGTAGGAGCTTCTCTTAATTCTTCACAGAAACATGTTGCAGGACTTGTAAAAACAATTATGGGTAATGCCGAGGATATGAGTGCTGCAAGTGAAGAACTTTCGGCTACTTCTGAAGAATTATCATCTAAGGCAGCTAGTATAGATGATGCTGTAAGTAATATTGTGTCAGGAATTGAAAATATGAGTGCTTCTTCAGAGGAAATAAATGCATCAGTAGAAGAAGTAAATTCAAGTATAAATGAATTATCGTCAAAAACTATGGACCAAAGTAATAGCTCAAATGATTCAAAAAATAGAGCTGTAGAGAGTAATGAATATGTTAAAAAGTCTACAGAAGAGACTAAAAACTTATATTCAGAAAAGAAAAATAAAATAGTTGAAGCTATAGAAGAGGGAAAAGTAGTTGATAATATAAAAGTTATGGCAGATACTATAGCAAGCATTTCAGAGCAGACAAATCTATTAGCTTTAAATGCATCAATAGAAGCTGCAAGAGCAGGCGAGGCAGGTAAAGGATTTGCTGTAGTAGCAGATGAAGTTGGAAAGCTTGCAGAACAATCAGCTCAATCTGTAGCTGGGATCGATTCTACTATAACCAAAGTACAAGAGGCATTTAAGAATCTTTCTTCAAATAGTGATGAAGTGTTGAAATTTATAAATGAAGATGTACTTCAGAGGTTTACAGCATTCAATAAAGTTGGACAGCAGTATTATGATGATGCTGATTTTATAAGTAAAGTATCAGAGGAAATTGCTGCAATGTCGGAAGAGCTTGCTGCTACAGTAGATCAGGTAAGCAGCGCTTCTCAAAGTATGGCTGAAACTCAGCAAGCATCATCTGAACATGCTGAAGGAATAAAAGCAAGTGTCGATGAGGTATCAAAAGCAACAGAACAGGTAGCAATAACAGCTCAAAATCAGGCACAGTTAGCTCAAAATCTTAACGAAATGGTATCAAAGTTTAAAATAGCATAA
- a CDS encoding MerR family transcriptional regulator, which produces MELKINEVAKLAGVTVRTLHYYDEIDLLKPSKITETGYRLYDEDAIALLQQILFFKELDFPLNEIKDIVTSSKFDKTEALKEHKELLIKKRERIDRLINLVDKTIGGEGSMSFNEFDMTEIENMKIKYEKEVKERWGNSDAYAESEKKTKNYSKKNWQQINEESKEILKAFADNKDKAPDSEEVQALVSKWQNFITERFYKCTNEILSGLGEMYLADERFKKNIDKTGEGTAAFMSEAIKIYCKK; this is translated from the coding sequence TTGGAATTGAAGATAAATGAGGTTGCAAAATTAGCAGGAGTAACTGTAAGAACACTTCACTATTATGATGAAATAGATTTACTAAAACCAAGTAAAATCACTGAGACGGGGTATCGTCTGTATGATGAGGATGCTATTGCACTTCTTCAGCAAATATTATTTTTTAAAGAGTTAGATTTCCCACTTAATGAAATCAAGGACATTGTTACAAGTTCCAAATTTGATAAAACAGAAGCGTTAAAGGAGCACAAAGAACTGCTCATTAAAAAGCGTGAGAGAATTGATAGATTAATAAATCTTGTAGATAAAACAATAGGAGGAGAGGGTAGTATGAGTTTTAATGAATTTGATATGACTGAGATTGAAAATATGAAGATAAAATATGAGAAGGAAGTTAAAGAGCGATGGGGTAATTCTGATGCCTATGCTGAAAGTGAGAAGAAGACTAAGAATTACAGTAAGAAAAATTGGCAGCAAATAAATGAAGAAAGCAAAGAAATTTTAAAAGCTTTTGCGGATAATAAGGATAAGGCTCCAGATAGTGAGGAGGTTCAGGCGCTTGTAAGTAAGTGGCAGAATTTTATTACAGAAAGATTTTATAAATGTACAAATGAAATTTTAAGTGGTCTTGGAGAAATGTATTTGGCCGATGAGCGATTTAAGAAAAATATTGACAAAACTGGTGAAGGAACAGCAGCATTTATGTCAGAGGCAATTAAAATTTATTGTAAAAAATAA
- a CDS encoding NAD(P)-dependent oxidoreductase, with translation MKISIFEVALLGSDDADWKKLKQLDPVENIEKYIDVMNDELIEKAQNADMIICNSGNYMSGTLSKLPNLKYLGLMTTGYNQVDMGYARKNNITVTNIPTYGTMSVAQHIMGLLLEICSKVGFYNEAVKRIYWQDENQFMFRIGKQFELAGKTMGILGLGNIGFALAKMAHGFGMNVIGYTKHRNPSFDDDFIEYVDKETLWSRSNVISLNATLNEETIKIINDETISKMQDGVIILNGARGQMIDEEALARGIYSGKIYAAGLDTLAKEPPKPNNPLLGLPQCIITPHMAWSTKEARKRIVDIAIDNAINYINGTPTNVI, from the coding sequence ATGAAAATATCAATATTTGAAGTAGCACTTTTAGGATCAGATGATGCTGATTGGAAAAAATTAAAACAGCTAGACCCAGTTGAAAATATAGAAAAATACATCGATGTTATGAATGATGAACTTATAGAAAAAGCTCAAAACGCAGACATGATTATTTGTAATAGTGGTAATTATATGAGTGGAACTCTATCTAAATTACCTAATTTAAAATATCTAGGACTTATGACAACAGGCTATAACCAAGTGGATATGGGATATGCTCGAAAAAACAATATCACTGTAACCAATATACCTACATATGGTACAATGTCTGTAGCACAACATATTATGGGATTATTGCTTGAAATATGCTCCAAAGTTGGATTTTACAACGAAGCAGTCAAAAGAATATACTGGCAGGATGAAAATCAATTTATGTTCCGTATCGGAAAACAATTTGAATTAGCTGGAAAAACCATGGGTATATTGGGTCTTGGTAATATTGGATTTGCCCTTGCAAAAATGGCACATGGTTTTGGTATGAACGTAATTGGCTATACAAAACATAGAAACCCTAGTTTCGATGATGATTTTATTGAATATGTTGATAAGGAAACCTTATGGTCCCGTTCAAATGTTATATCTTTAAATGCAACTCTAAATGAAGAGACCATTAAAATCATTAATGATGAAACCATATCTAAAATGCAGGACGGAGTAATTATCTTAAATGGAGCAAGAGGGCAAATGATTGATGAAGAAGCTCTTGCTAGAGGAATTTACAGCGGTAAAATATATGCTGCTGGCCTTGATACCTTAGCCAAAGAACCTCCAAAACCAAACAATCCACTATTAGGTCTTCCACAATGTATAATCACACCTCACATGGCATGGTCAACTAAAGAAGCAAGGAAGCGTATTGTAGATATTGCTATAGATAATGCTATAAATTACATTAATGGTACTCCTACTAACGTAATTTAA
- the gtfA gene encoding sucrose phosphorylase — MSVKNKVQLITYADSLGGDLKTLNSVLLKNFLDICSGGVHILPPFPSSGDRGFAPLTYLEIEPKFGTWEDISSIGENFDILVDLMVNHISRKSEYFQDFLKKGRKSKYADFFITLDKFWQNGEPNKEDIEKIFLRRGRPYSTFKIEETYDEEKVWTTFGKTDPSEQIDLDIRSEKVKELLKDFFVNFSKHGIKIVRLDAVGYVIKKLGTSCFFVEPDIYEFLDWIMELANSLGIELLPEVHSQYETQYKLAEHGFWIYDFILPYTVLDTLINKSSEKLCEYLKNRPNKQFTTLDCHDGIPVKPDMDDLIDSKAARKVVDLCVERGATLSRILTDKYKDKDGFDVHQIQCSYYSALNCDDDAYLAARAIQFFTPGIPQVYYVGLLAGENDFERAKSTGERREINRHNFSTEEIEEAIQKKVVQRLLKLIRFRNEYDAFDGDFKVVDSPKDEIKLAWSKDDKKCSLFIDLKNNKTEIYYINDKGENDVYLV, encoded by the coding sequence ATGTCAGTAAAAAATAAAGTACAACTTATTACTTATGCAGATTCCTTGGGCGGAGATTTAAAAACTCTTAATAGTGTTTTATTAAAAAATTTTTTAGATATTTGCAGCGGAGGTGTTCATATTTTACCGCCATTTCCGTCCTCTGGTGATAGGGGATTTGCGCCGCTTACTTATCTCGAGATAGAACCTAAATTTGGCACATGGGAGGATATAAGTTCTATAGGTGAAAACTTTGATATATTAGTGGATTTAATGGTTAACCATATCTCTAGAAAGTCGGAGTATTTTCAGGATTTTCTAAAGAAAGGAAGAAAATCTAAGTATGCTGATTTCTTTATTACTTTAGATAAGTTCTGGCAAAATGGTGAACCTAATAAAGAAGATATAGAAAAGATATTTCTTAGAAGAGGGCGTCCGTATTCTACTTTCAAAATAGAGGAAACTTATGATGAAGAAAAAGTATGGACAACTTTTGGAAAAACAGATCCATCAGAGCAGATAGATTTAGATATAAGATCTGAAAAGGTAAAAGAGCTGCTTAAAGATTTCTTTGTTAATTTTAGCAAGCATGGTATCAAAATAGTAAGATTAGATGCTGTGGGATATGTTATAAAGAAACTTGGAACAAGCTGTTTTTTTGTAGAACCGGATATATATGAATTTTTAGATTGGATTATGGAACTGGCAAATTCTTTAGGAATAGAACTTTTACCGGAAGTACATTCACAGTATGAAACTCAATATAAACTAGCAGAGCATGGCTTTTGGATTTATGATTTTATTTTGCCATACACTGTTCTTGATACACTAATAAATAAATCAAGTGAGAAACTTTGTGAGTATTTAAAAAATCGGCCTAATAAGCAGTTTACAACTCTTGACTGTCATGATGGTATACCAGTAAAACCTGATATGGATGATCTTATTGATAGTAAAGCTGCTAGAAAAGTGGTGGATTTATGCGTAGAAAGAGGGGCAACTTTAAGCCGTATTTTAACAGATAAGTATAAGGATAAAGATGGCTTTGACGTTCACCAAATTCAATGTTCATATTATTCTGCCTTAAACTGTGATGATGATGCATATCTAGCTGCAAGAGCTATTCAATTTTTTACACCAGGAATACCGCAAGTGTATTATGTTGGATTGCTTGCTGGAGAAAATGATTTTGAGCGTGCAAAGAGTACTGGTGAAAGGCGAGAAATTAATCGTCATAACTTCAGCACAGAGGAAATAGAAGAGGCAATTCAAAAGAAAGTAGTTCAAAGGTTATTAAAGCTTATTAGATTTAGAAATGAGTATGATGCATTTGATGGAGATTTTAAAGTTGTAGATTCTCCTAAAGATGAAATTAAACTTGCCTGGAGTAAGGATGATAAAAAATGCAGTTTGTTTATAGATTTAAAAAACAATAAGACTGAAATATATTATATTAATGATAAAGGTGAAAATGATGTTTATTTAGTATAA
- a CDS encoding carbohydrate kinase family protein — MIKFDDSIKFKNKENDIITIGELLIDMISADYGENFECSTYNRFFGGSPANIAMNVKRLGINSIIASSVGKDGLGKFLLNHLKKCEMDTSYIQEVDYSTSMVVVNKSKNSPIPIFYRDADYHLNYDLKLKEVLKKSKIIHFSCWPISRLPVREAIEKIIEEAAKNEMVICFDPNYHPMIWEKGEDGVAYVKSIINKVDIVKPSEDDAERLFGKDTYENQIQKFLELGAKLVIMTLGKDGAIVSNGVETIKFKTMASEVVDTTGAGDAFWSGFYAAIVKGYTIREALNLGFAVSAYKLKYLGAVVDLPKLEEIKAIYNL, encoded by the coding sequence ATGATTAAATTTGATGATAGTATAAAGTTTAAGAATAAAGAAAATGATATTATAACTATAGGAGAATTGCTTATAGATATGATATCAGCTGATTATGGAGAAAATTTTGAATGCAGTACATACAATAGGTTTTTTGGTGGCTCTCCTGCTAACATTGCTATGAATGTGAAAAGGTTAGGAATAAATTCAATTATAGCTTCTTCAGTTGGAAAAGATGGATTAGGAAAATTTTTATTGAACCATTTAAAAAAATGTGAAATGGATACAAGCTATATACAGGAAGTTGATTATTCTACTAGTATGGTAGTAGTTAACAAAAGTAAAAATAGTCCAATCCCAATATTTTATAGAGATGCAGATTATCATTTGAATTATGATTTAAAGCTTAAAGAAGTTTTAAAAAAGTCAAAGATAATTCATTTCTCTTGCTGGCCAATATCTAGGCTTCCGGTACGTGAAGCAATAGAAAAAATTATTGAAGAAGCAGCAAAAAATGAAATGGTTATATGTTTTGACCCTAATTATCATCCTATGATATGGGAAAAGGGCGAAGATGGAGTAGCTTATGTTAAAAGTATAATTAATAAAGTAGATATAGTTAAGCCTTCTGAAGATGATGCAGAGAGATTATTTGGTAAGGATACTTATGAAAATCAGATACAGAAGTTTTTAGAACTTGGAGCGAAACTTGTAATAATGACCTTAGGAAAAGATGGCGCTATAGTATCTAATGGGGTTGAAACTATTAAGTTTAAAACTATGGCATCAGAAGTTGTGGATACTACAGGGGCAGGAGATGCATTTTGGTCTGGATTTTATGCAGCTATCGTTAAAGGTTACACTATAAGAGAGGCATTGAATCTGGGATTTGCAGTTAGTGCTTATAAATTAAAATATTTAGGAGCAGTAGTAGACTTACCTAAGCTTGAAGAGATTAAAGCTATATATAATTTATAA